From the Oleiharenicola lentus genome, one window contains:
- the queC gene encoding 7-cyano-7-deazaguanine synthase QueC: MKVVVLCSGGMDSVAALYWARAHHAVSAVLSFDYGSKHNHQEIPRAVEHARLLGFPHRTIRLDFIGQLFASDLLKSGGDIPEGHYADDNMRRTVVPFRNGIMLAAAAGFAESAEAQGLVIAAHTGDHTIYPDCREDFMRAMGDAMKAGTYAGIELLRPFIALTKGQIAAEGARLGVDFARTWSCYKGGAIHCGKCGTCVERREAFLQAGLVDPTEYEATPPLPDKPVEHKGAK; this comes from the coding sequence ATGAAAGTCGTCGTGTTGTGCTCAGGTGGCATGGACTCGGTCGCTGCGCTCTATTGGGCGCGGGCGCACCACGCCGTGTCGGCGGTGCTGAGCTTCGACTATGGTTCCAAGCACAACCACCAGGAGATCCCCCGGGCTGTCGAGCACGCGCGCCTGCTGGGTTTCCCACACCGGACCATCCGGCTGGATTTTATCGGACAGCTCTTCGCCTCGGACCTGCTCAAATCCGGCGGCGACATCCCCGAGGGCCACTACGCGGACGACAACATGCGGCGCACGGTCGTGCCGTTCCGCAACGGCATCATGCTGGCCGCCGCGGCGGGTTTTGCCGAGAGCGCGGAGGCGCAGGGACTCGTGATTGCCGCGCATACGGGCGACCACACGATTTATCCGGACTGCCGCGAGGACTTCATGCGCGCGATGGGCGACGCGATGAAGGCCGGCACCTACGCCGGCATCGAGCTGCTCCGGCCCTTCATTGCGCTGACCAAGGGCCAGATCGCCGCCGAGGGCGCGCGGCTCGGCGTGGATTTTGCGCGCACCTGGTCGTGCTACAAGGGCGGGGCGATCCACTGCGGCAAGTGCGGCACCTGCGTGGAGCGCCGCGAGGCCTTTTTGCAGGCGGGGCTGGTTGATCCCACGGAGTATGAAGCCACGCCGCCGTTGCCGGACAAACCTGTCGAACACAAAGGAGCGAAGTAG
- a CDS encoding glycerophosphodiester phosphodiesterase yields the protein MASPLIIAHRGASAERPENTQPAFRRALALDVDGIELDVHVTRDGVPVVFHDATLRRLTGTAGRVARKTWDELRTLRVRGSEPIPRLVDVLRLTRGLAVVQIELKSGPVAPVVRAIRSAHAAEWVILASFDRRLVAAARDLAPSIPRMLISEGREAPAALVRHLTACGAGGLSVNHRAIRSAVWVRHFHQRGLAVWTWTVNDPATARRLAGWGVDALLGDDPALLRDTV from the coding sequence GTGGCTTCTCCCCTGATCATCGCCCACCGCGGCGCTTCGGCCGAGCGCCCCGAAAACACCCAGCCGGCGTTCCGCCGCGCCTTGGCGCTCGACGTGGACGGCATCGAACTCGACGTCCATGTGACCCGCGACGGCGTGCCGGTGGTTTTCCACGACGCCACCCTTCGCCGCCTGACCGGCACCGCCGGCCGGGTCGCGCGTAAAACCTGGGACGAACTCCGCACCCTGCGCGTCCGCGGCAGCGAGCCGATCCCGCGTTTGGTGGACGTGCTTCGCCTGACGCGCGGCCTGGCCGTCGTGCAGATCGAGCTGAAATCCGGCCCCGTGGCGCCGGTCGTTCGCGCCATCCGCTCCGCCCACGCCGCGGAGTGGGTCATTCTGGCTTCCTTCGACCGCCGTCTGGTCGCGGCTGCCCGCGACCTCGCTCCGAGCATCCCGCGCATGCTCATCTCCGAGGGCCGCGAGGCACCGGCCGCCCTCGTCCGGCATCTGACCGCCTGTGGGGCGGGCGGCCTGAGCGTGAATCACCGGGCCATCCGCTCCGCTGTCTGGGTCCGCCATTTTCACCAGCGGGGCCTCGCCGTCTGGACCTGGACGGTCAACGACCCCGCCACGGCCCGCCGGTTGGCGGGGTGGGGGGTAGATGCCCTGTTGGGCGATGATCCGGCCTTGCTGCGCGACACGGTTTAG
- a CDS encoding histone deacetylase family protein, translated as MIIVHDPHCAEYGSSMRPEQPARVLRSTAHLKATHPTWTWRVPSSAPEADVLRAHTPALLKRIGHGPDLDDDTPHFPGIREHALRASGAALEAAILARTGERVFSLMRPPGHHATRAQAMGFCYLNSIACAALAQAASGDRVAVWDFDAHHGNGTEDILRDQPNLFFASVHQYPGYPGTGTNSAGNIANFPVAPHTPRPQHLAALARSWEAVLAFKPDLILVSAGFDAYARDPITAMTLEAEDFAELGRWLRQAGRPAAAVLEGGYSEDLPQLIDAFLSAWENPT; from the coding sequence ATGATCATCGTTCACGATCCCCACTGTGCTGAATACGGCTCCTCGATGCGCCCCGAGCAGCCGGCCCGGGTGCTGAGGAGCACCGCTCACCTGAAGGCCACCCATCCGACTTGGACTTGGCGCGTTCCCTCCTCCGCCCCTGAGGCCGATGTCCTCCGCGCGCATACCCCGGCCCTGCTCAAGCGCATCGGCCACGGGCCCGACCTCGACGACGATACCCCGCACTTTCCCGGCATCCGCGAACACGCCCTGCGCGCCAGCGGCGCCGCCCTTGAGGCCGCGATCCTTGCCCGCACCGGCGAGCGGGTGTTCTCGCTCATGCGCCCACCCGGCCACCACGCCACCCGCGCGCAGGCCATGGGCTTTTGCTACCTCAACTCCATCGCCTGCGCCGCACTCGCCCAAGCCGCCAGCGGCGACCGCGTGGCCGTGTGGGACTTCGACGCCCACCACGGCAACGGCACCGAAGACATCCTGCGCGACCAACCCAACCTGTTCTTTGCCTCCGTTCACCAATACCCCGGCTATCCCGGCACTGGCACGAACTCGGCCGGCAACATCGCCAATTTCCCCGTCGCTCCCCACACGCCCCGCCCACAACACCTGGCCGCGCTGGCCCGCTCGTGGGAGGCCGTGCTCGCCTTCAAGCCCGACCTGATCCTCGTCTCGGCCGGTTTCGATGCCTACGCCCGCGACCCCATCACCGCCATGACCCTTGAGGCCGAGGACTTTGCCGAACTCGGCCGCTGGCTCCGCCAGGCCGGCCGCCCCGCCGCCGCCGTGCTGGAAGGGGGTTACAGCGAAGATTTGCCGCAGCTGATTGACGCCTTCCTCTCGGCTTGGGAGAACCCAACCTGA
- a CDS encoding ribonuclease D, translated as MSSVPHYQYITQSAQLPPLLAALDRAHEIALDTEADNLFRYKTRVCLLQIMVDAEIYLVDLLADLPLADLWPRLAAKPLIMHGSDYDLRLLRELCDFRPHSLFDTMFAAQLLSIPRFGLAALLEQHFGVKLDKDHQKANWSRRPLERGMLDYAALDVHHLPALRDKLRAELVQLGRLDWFEQKCRWQIEVARDGFAGPDENDWRIGGSEKLRGRGLAVLHTLWHWRESWAEKLNTPPFKVTGNELLMRLARAAEEGASPGELLQIHLGKRHDRLAPSLESAIRRGFEIDPRLLPRRERRREFNPMSPEELSRQDLIKAVRDRLAAGLKLDPTLIATRSQLTQLARDPAGAATVLLPWQAQLLTADPAWPR; from the coding sequence TTGAGCTCTGTTCCGCACTACCAATACATCACCCAGTCCGCGCAACTGCCGCCGCTCCTCGCCGCGCTCGACCGCGCCCACGAGATCGCGCTCGATACCGAGGCCGACAACCTTTTCCGCTACAAGACCCGCGTCTGCCTCCTCCAGATCATGGTGGACGCCGAGATCTACCTGGTGGACCTGCTGGCCGACCTGCCCCTCGCGGACCTCTGGCCGCGCCTCGCCGCCAAGCCGCTCATCATGCACGGCAGCGACTACGACCTGCGCCTGCTGCGCGAACTCTGCGACTTCCGGCCGCACAGCCTGTTCGACACGATGTTCGCCGCGCAGCTGCTCAGCATCCCGCGCTTCGGCCTCGCCGCCCTGCTCGAGCAACACTTCGGCGTGAAGCTCGACAAGGATCACCAGAAGGCCAACTGGTCGCGCCGGCCCCTTGAGCGCGGCATGCTCGATTACGCCGCGCTCGACGTCCATCATCTGCCCGCCCTGCGCGACAAGCTCCGCGCCGAGCTCGTGCAGCTGGGCCGCCTCGACTGGTTCGAGCAGAAGTGCCGCTGGCAGATCGAGGTCGCGCGCGACGGCTTTGCCGGCCCCGACGAGAACGACTGGCGGATCGGCGGTTCCGAGAAGCTGCGCGGCCGCGGCCTAGCCGTGCTTCACACCCTCTGGCATTGGCGCGAATCCTGGGCCGAGAAACTCAACACCCCGCCCTTCAAGGTCACCGGCAACGAGCTGCTTATGCGCCTCGCCCGCGCCGCCGAAGAGGGCGCTTCGCCCGGCGAGCTCCTCCAGATCCACCTCGGCAAGCGCCACGACCGGCTCGCGCCTTCGCTCGAGTCCGCCATCCGCCGGGGGTTCGAGATCGATCCCCGCCTGCTCCCGCGCCGCGAACGCCGCCGCGAGTTCAACCCGATGAGCCCCGAGGAGCTTTCGCGCCAGGATCTGATCAAGGCCGTGCGCGACCGCCTCGCCGCCGGTCTCAAACTCGACCCGACCCTCATCGCCACGCGCTCGCAGCTGACCCAGCTCGCCCGCGATCCCGCCGGCGCCGCGACCGTGCTCCTGCCCTGGCAGGCGCAACTCCTCACCGCCGATCCCGCCTGGCCGCGCTGA
- a CDS encoding fatty acid CoA ligase family protein gives MPDSANIARHLPLMAARQPDHPAVKIPRGRTRDGHLDYLTLSFRELDAEVDAWVAHLRDQGVRRGDRVLVMVRQGLPLIAAAFALFKLGAVPVIIDPGMGRKNFLACVARSQPRVLLGIPLAQILSHLFRSAFVTVEIRIWASSSATARLSQSKIENPKSKMVDSAAADLAAVLFTSGSTGAPKGVCYEHGMFEAQVRLVRDTYGIQPGEVDLPMLPIFALFNPALGMTTIVPELDPSRPATVDPAKIVQAIQEQRVTNSFGSPTLWRKIFDHCLAEDIRLTSLRRVLCAGAAVPASLWADAWRVLPNGRLHSPYGATEVLPVASVAADEVVPASVGGSLIGRVLPDNRVKIIALHEGPLPTLTDARELPLGQIGEIIVTGPTVTKAYDRLPESTAAAKIAGEKHQGSSNKYQTYGSSGVIDTSHLTLATSGADAPVWHRMGDAGYLDAQGRLWFCGRIAERVVTAQATLHTEPCEQVFRAHEQVARCALIGFGERGAQEPALVVQPKTRTEEAVLAVELRELALRHPHTAAIKRFFFHPSFPVDVRHNAKIHRLTLARWAAKQKGHEVA, from the coding sequence TTGCCCGACTCCGCCAACATTGCCCGTCACCTGCCGCTCATGGCCGCGCGCCAGCCGGACCACCCGGCGGTGAAAATTCCACGCGGGCGCACCCGTGACGGCCACCTTGACTACCTCACGCTGAGTTTCCGGGAACTCGACGCCGAGGTGGACGCCTGGGTCGCGCACCTGAGGGACCAGGGCGTGCGTCGCGGTGACCGCGTGCTCGTGATGGTGCGACAGGGCCTGCCGCTCATCGCCGCGGCCTTCGCGCTGTTCAAGCTCGGCGCAGTCCCCGTCATCATTGATCCGGGCATGGGGCGGAAAAACTTTCTCGCCTGCGTCGCCCGCTCCCAGCCGCGCGTGCTGCTCGGCATCCCTCTCGCGCAAATCCTCAGCCACCTCTTCCGCTCCGCCTTCGTCACGGTCGAGATCCGCATCTGGGCCAGCAGCTCCGCCACCGCTCGCCTTTCCCAATCGAAAATCGAGAATCCAAAATCCAAAATGGTGGATAGTGCTGCCGCCGACCTGGCGGCCGTATTGTTCACGAGCGGTTCCACCGGCGCCCCCAAGGGCGTGTGCTACGAACACGGCATGTTCGAGGCACAGGTGCGGCTCGTGCGCGACACCTACGGCATCCAGCCCGGTGAGGTGGACTTGCCGATGCTGCCGATCTTCGCGTTGTTCAACCCCGCGCTCGGTATGACCACCATCGTGCCCGAGCTCGACCCGTCGCGGCCGGCCACCGTGGACCCGGCGAAGATCGTGCAGGCGATCCAGGAACAGCGCGTCACCAACTCCTTCGGCTCGCCCACGCTCTGGCGCAAGATTTTCGACCACTGCCTCGCCGAGGACATCCGACTGACGTCTCTGCGCCGCGTGTTGTGCGCCGGTGCCGCCGTGCCGGCCTCGCTGTGGGCCGACGCCTGGCGCGTGCTGCCCAACGGTCGCCTGCACAGCCCTTACGGCGCAACAGAAGTGCTGCCCGTCGCCTCGGTCGCGGCCGACGAGGTCGTGCCCGCCTCCGTCGGCGGCTCGCTCATCGGCCGCGTGCTGCCCGACAACCGCGTGAAAATCATCGCGCTCCACGAGGGCCCGCTCCCCACGCTGACTGACGCCCGCGAACTCCCTCTTGGCCAGATCGGCGAAATCATTGTGACCGGCCCCACCGTCACCAAGGCCTACGACCGCCTGCCGGAATCCACGGCCGCCGCGAAAATCGCGGGTGAGAAGCATCAAGGATCAAGTAACAAGTATCAAACCTACGGTTCCTCCGGTGTCATTGATACTTCGCACCTGACACTTGCTACTTCCGGCGCGGATGCGCCGGTCTGGCACCGCATGGGTGACGCCGGATATCTCGATGCGCAGGGCCGGCTGTGGTTCTGCGGACGCATCGCCGAGCGCGTCGTGACCGCGCAGGCCACGCTGCACACCGAGCCCTGCGAGCAGGTGTTCCGTGCCCACGAACAAGTCGCCCGTTGCGCGCTGATCGGATTCGGCGAGCGAGGCGCGCAGGAACCGGCCCTGGTGGTGCAGCCCAAGACCCGTACCGAAGAGGCCGTCCTCGCCGTCGAACTGCGCGAGCTGGCGCTCCGTCACCCGCACACCGCCGCCATCAAACGCTTCTTTTTCCATCCGTCGTTCCCCGTGGATGTCCGCCACAACGCCAAGATCCACCGCCTCACCCTCGCCCGCTGGGCCGCAAAACAGAAAGGCCATGAAGTCGCCTGA
- a CDS encoding NAD-dependent epimerase/dehydratase family protein — MLTVRKEFPVFVTGASGFIGGKLAERLLGDGRKVRVLSRRPLPELEARGAEVIPGDLHDEYALQRGCLSADTVFHVAGRVGVWGPPGDFFRVNVEGTRNVIAACRNAKVPRLVYTSSPSVVYNGHDLAGLDESAPLCTAAPCAYPTSKAAAEKLVLEANDRTLATVALRPHLVWGPGDKNVVPRILALARAGKLKIVGSGRNKVDITHITNVVDAHLLAEGALVQPDHPARGRAYFITNGEPVVLWDWINEVLRGVGIPEITRRVPLPVAYAAGGLLEAVWRLGRKPGEPPMTRFVAKEMATDHWFKIDAARRDLGYHPLVNVSQGTKELVKHYKAGNAF; from the coding sequence GTGCTCACCGTTCGCAAAGAATTCCCCGTGTTCGTGACCGGCGCCAGCGGCTTCATCGGCGGCAAGCTCGCCGAGCGCCTGCTCGGCGACGGCCGCAAAGTCCGCGTGCTCTCGCGCCGGCCGCTGCCGGAGCTGGAGGCGCGCGGTGCCGAGGTCATCCCCGGCGACCTGCACGACGAGTATGCGTTGCAACGCGGCTGCCTCTCCGCCGACACCGTGTTTCACGTCGCCGGCCGCGTGGGCGTGTGGGGGCCGCCGGGTGATTTTTTCCGCGTCAACGTCGAGGGCACGCGCAACGTCATCGCGGCCTGCCGCAACGCCAAGGTCCCGCGCCTTGTTTACACGAGTTCGCCGAGCGTGGTCTATAACGGCCACGACCTCGCCGGCCTCGACGAGTCCGCCCCGCTCTGCACCGCCGCGCCCTGCGCCTACCCGACGAGCAAAGCCGCGGCGGAAAAACTCGTGCTCGAAGCCAACGACCGGACGCTCGCCACGGTCGCCCTCCGCCCACACCTCGTGTGGGGCCCCGGCGACAAGAACGTCGTGCCGCGCATCCTGGCCCTCGCCCGCGCCGGCAAGCTGAAGATCGTCGGCTCCGGCCGGAACAAGGTGGACATCACCCACATCACCAACGTCGTGGACGCCCACCTCCTCGCCGAGGGAGCCCTCGTGCAGCCCGATCATCCCGCGCGCGGCCGCGCCTACTTCATCACCAACGGCGAACCCGTCGTGCTCTGGGACTGGATCAACGAAGTCCTGCGCGGCGTCGGCATTCCCGAAATCACGCGCCGCGTGCCGCTCCCCGTCGCCTACGCCGCCGGCGGTTTGCTCGAAGCCGTCTGGCGCCTCGGCCGGAAACCCGGCGAGCCGCCCATGACCCGCTTCGTCGCCAAGGAAATGGCCACCGACCACTGGTTCAAAATCGACGCCGCCCGCCGCGACCTCGGCTATCACCCGCTCGTCAACGTCTCCCAAGGGACGAAGGAACTAGTCAAACACTACAAGGCAGGGAACGCATTCTGA
- a CDS encoding TrmH family RNA methyltransferase, protein MGPPAEKITSLQNPRIKQLVRLRERRERDEAGVFLIEGYREIRRALEKGVSPKEFYFSPDWFLGENEPALIEQARAVGAQLFELSKDAFAKVAYRERPDGLLALAPQWKRSFDDLKLGANPFLLVCESIEKPGNLGTILRSADAAGCDAVIVCDPVTDLFNPNVVRASTGVLFSVPVVVGDSASVHAWLKAKGIRTAATTPHTTNLYAQTDLRGPLAIIMGSEQYGLSEFWMKSADVLVRIPMAGQADSLNVAMATIITLFEAVRQRSG, encoded by the coding sequence GTGGGCCCACCTGCCGAAAAAATCACCAGTCTCCAGAATCCCCGCATCAAGCAGCTCGTGCGGTTGCGCGAGCGGCGTGAGCGCGACGAGGCCGGGGTGTTCCTGATCGAGGGCTACCGCGAGATCCGGCGCGCGCTGGAGAAAGGCGTGTCACCGAAGGAGTTTTATTTCAGCCCCGACTGGTTTCTCGGTGAGAACGAGCCCGCCTTGATCGAACAGGCGCGCGCGGTGGGTGCGCAGCTGTTCGAGCTGTCCAAGGACGCCTTTGCGAAGGTCGCCTACCGCGAACGCCCCGATGGACTGCTGGCCCTGGCGCCGCAGTGGAAGCGCAGCTTCGACGACCTGAAGCTCGGGGCGAACCCGTTCCTGCTGGTCTGCGAATCCATCGAAAAGCCAGGTAACCTCGGCACCATCCTGCGCAGCGCCGACGCCGCGGGCTGTGACGCCGTGATCGTGTGCGACCCGGTGACCGACCTCTTCAACCCCAACGTCGTGCGGGCCTCAACCGGCGTGCTGTTTTCCGTACCCGTGGTTGTGGGCGACAGCGCCAGCGTCCACGCGTGGCTGAAGGCGAAGGGCATCCGCACCGCCGCCACGACGCCGCACACGACCAACCTCTACGCGCAGACCGATCTGCGCGGCCCGCTCGCCATCATCATGGGCAGCGAGCAATACGGCCTGAGCGAATTCTGGATGAAAAGCGCCGACGTCCTCGTCCGTATCCCGATGGCCGGGCAGGCCGATTCCCTCAACGTCGCGATGGCGACGATCATCACGCTCTTCGAAGCGGTGCGGCAGCGGAGCGGGTGA
- a CDS encoding class I SAM-dependent RNA methyltransferase, with amino-acid sequence MCSVGKKKFNDHPFPYRTEIELEISTLTNLGVGLGRVSLPTPSPSSLPPSPAAQPASGWVVMVPFTLPGEKVRARVYRNHKNYSEADLLAVLTPSPHRIDPKCPLFGTCGGCQYQHLTYAEQLKWKRQQVEELLKYMAGVEFTVNPVIGSPKEFGYRSKITPHFSAHPRRKEVTGDKEQVSGESHPIGFLKQSSRFDLVDVPRCDIATDEINAKLPEVRAKTHARLAAGEYKRDATLLLRHAQEGVITDYDAVIHEKIGDLRLHFLARDFFQNNPFILPAFTGYVRAQAAASGAKFLVDAYCGSGLFALSCAPAFEKVAGIEISETSIQFATENAAANGITNATFRAGDAAQIFAGLEFPPADTAVVIDPPRKGCDESFLNQLFAFGPRAVVYVSCDPATQMRDLKGFLAAGYRLTAVQPFDLFPQTRHLECVITLVR; translated from the coding sequence GTGTGTTCCGTGGGCAAAAAGAAATTCAACGACCATCCCTTTCCCTACCGCACCGAGATCGAGCTGGAGATTTCCACGCTCACCAACCTCGGCGTGGGCCTCGGGCGCGTTTCACTACCCACTCCTTCTCCCTCCTCCCTTCCCCCTTCTCCCGCCGCCCAGCCCGCTTCGGGCTGGGTGGTCATGGTCCCCTTCACCCTCCCGGGCGAGAAGGTCCGCGCGCGCGTCTATCGCAACCACAAGAACTACTCCGAGGCCGACCTGCTGGCGGTGCTCACGCCCTCGCCGCACCGCATCGACCCGAAGTGTCCGCTCTTCGGCACCTGCGGCGGCTGCCAATACCAGCACCTGACCTACGCCGAGCAGCTGAAGTGGAAGCGCCAGCAGGTGGAGGAGCTGTTGAAATACATGGCCGGCGTGGAGTTCACCGTGAACCCCGTGATCGGCTCGCCAAAGGAATTCGGTTATCGGTCGAAGATCACGCCGCACTTTTCGGCGCATCCGCGACGAAAAGAAGTAACCGGTGACAAGGAACAAGTATCAGGCGAGAGCCACCCCATCGGCTTCCTGAAGCAGAGCTCGCGCTTCGATCTCGTGGACGTGCCGCGCTGTGACATCGCCACCGATGAGATCAACGCCAAGCTACCCGAGGTCCGGGCCAAGACCCACGCGCGCCTTGCCGCCGGCGAATACAAGCGCGACGCCACGCTGCTCCTCCGCCACGCGCAGGAAGGCGTGATCACCGACTACGATGCGGTCATTCACGAGAAGATCGGCGATCTTCGCCTGCACTTTCTCGCCCGCGATTTTTTCCAGAACAATCCGTTCATCTTGCCGGCCTTCACCGGTTACGTGCGCGCGCAAGCGGCGGCGAGCGGGGCGAAGTTCCTGGTGGACGCCTATTGTGGAAGCGGACTGTTCGCACTGAGCTGCGCACCCGCGTTTGAGAAAGTCGCGGGCATCGAGATCAGCGAGACCTCGATCCAGTTCGCGACCGAGAACGCCGCGGCCAACGGCATCACCAACGCCACTTTCCGCGCCGGTGACGCCGCGCAGATCTTCGCCGGACTCGAGTTCCCGCCCGCTGATACAGCCGTGGTCATCGACCCGCCGCGCAAGGGCTGCGACGAGTCGTTCCTGAACCAACTGTTCGCGTTCGGCCCGCGCGCCGTGGTTTACGTATCCTGCGACCCCGCCACGCAGATGCGCGACCTCAAGGGCTTCCTCGCCGCCGGCTACAGGCTGACCGCGGTGCAACCCTTCGATCTCTTTCCGCAGACGCGCCATCTCGAGTGTGTGATCACGCTGGTGCGCTGA
- a CDS encoding lipoyl protein ligase domain-containing protein has translation MASVSQLHVLPVRTAGAAENMALDFLLLQRYPQPEAARFRHYEWRTQAFTFGLSQAMDYIRANLPPGETFDLCRRPTGGGLVDHRNDWTYGIVIPRAHALFDAPATQAYREVHAALAAAMQALGQPVALQDKRHPTEEGPTICFERPELYDVINTATGGKIAGAAMKRNKHGLLLQGSIEKSRVGAVDWERFQEEFVRELGRTLGLEPTPTPWPELNEAEVEGLVEQYSSPEWMENR, from the coding sequence GTGGCTTCCGTCTCCCAACTTCATGTCCTTCCCGTTCGCACCGCCGGTGCGGCGGAGAACATGGCTTTGGATTTCCTGCTGTTGCAGCGCTACCCACAGCCGGAGGCGGCGCGCTTCCGGCACTACGAGTGGCGCACCCAGGCCTTCACCTTCGGGCTGAGCCAGGCGATGGATTACATTCGCGCCAATTTGCCGCCCGGCGAGACCTTCGACCTGTGCCGCCGGCCTACGGGTGGAGGCCTGGTGGATCATCGTAACGACTGGACCTACGGCATCGTGATCCCGCGGGCCCATGCGCTTTTCGACGCCCCGGCCACGCAGGCTTACCGCGAGGTGCATGCGGCGCTTGCTGCGGCGATGCAGGCCCTGGGCCAGCCCGTGGCGTTGCAGGACAAACGGCATCCGACGGAGGAAGGACCGACCATCTGCTTCGAGCGACCCGAGCTTTACGACGTCATCAACACCGCCACGGGCGGCAAAATCGCCGGCGCCGCCATGAAGCGCAACAAGCACGGCCTGTTGTTGCAGGGCTCGATTGAGAAGAGCCGCGTTGGGGCTGTTGACTGGGAACGCTTTCAGGAGGAGTTCGTGCGCGAATTGGGTCGCACGCTCGGATTGGAGCCCACGCCAACCCCGTGGCCGGAACTCAACGAAGCCGAGGTCGAGGGCTTGGTGGAGCAATATTCGAGTCCGGAGTGGATGGAGAACCGGTGA
- a CDS encoding SDR family oxidoreductase has protein sequence MTDGGLKRQKILLTGASGLVGGTLAEVAARAGHVVTGVVGRWTGVLAGLAKQVALDLRDEAGLRALVETTRPDVIVNAAAVSEPAQCEAQPELAWQLNVGLPENLARLAMTSETRLIHLSTEQVFDGARAPYAFGDVRRAINRYAQQKLEAEDRVLAASSGRAVVLRLPLLMGNSPGGRRSVHERLLMLWADGKPAKLYLDEIRQTCTADSVAAALVELCGRPDLRGPLHWAGAEPISRLDIGRRVRAHFGLGEADAPIVAVTRHDDPAAQATRQADLSLDLAPLAGELRTRPETFDEALAKLRLPVWWK, from the coding sequence GTGACGGACGGAGGTTTGAAGCGCCAAAAGATTCTCCTGACGGGTGCCTCGGGCCTGGTCGGCGGGACCTTGGCCGAGGTCGCGGCGCGGGCCGGTCACGTAGTCACCGGTGTGGTCGGCCGCTGGACCGGTGTGCTGGCCGGGCTGGCGAAACAGGTGGCGCTCGACTTGCGCGACGAAGCGGGGTTGCGGGCCTTGGTGGAGACCACGCGGCCGGACGTGATCGTGAACGCGGCGGCCGTTTCCGAGCCCGCCCAGTGCGAGGCGCAGCCGGAACTCGCGTGGCAGCTCAACGTCGGCCTCCCCGAGAATCTGGCGCGCCTCGCGATGACGAGCGAAACCCGGCTGATTCACCTTTCCACCGAACAGGTCTTCGACGGCGCGCGGGCGCCCTACGCCTTCGGCGACGTCCGCCGCGCGATCAACCGTTACGCGCAGCAGAAACTCGAGGCCGAGGACCGCGTCCTGGCCGCGTCCTCCGGCCGGGCGGTCGTATTGCGTCTGCCGCTGCTCATGGGCAACAGCCCGGGCGGACGGCGCAGCGTGCACGAGCGCCTGCTGATGCTCTGGGCCGACGGCAAGCCGGCCAAACTCTACCTCGACGAGATCCGCCAGACCTGCACGGCCGACAGCGTGGCTGCGGCGCTCGTTGAGCTGTGCGGCCGGCCCGATCTACGCGGTCCGTTGCACTGGGCCGGCGCGGAGCCGATCTCGCGCCTCGACATCGGGCGGCGCGTACGGGCGCATTTTGGGCTGGGCGAGGCGGACGCCCCAATTGTCGCCGTGACGCGCCACGACGATCCCGCGGCGCAGGCCACGCGCCAAGCGGACCTCTCGCTCGACCTCGCCCCGCTGGCCGGGGAACTCCGCACGCGGCCTGAGACCTTCGACGAAGCGCTGGCAAAGCTGCGGCTGCCGGTGTGGTGGAAGTAG